CTGTCCGTGACACTCACCACCATGTGGCGCTATATGCAGATGATATTACAGGTTTTCATGGAAAATCCGACTCAATCTATGCCTGAGTTGTTACTTATCTGTGAGGAGTTTGGTTGTCTCTCTGGCTTTAGGATTAATTGGTCTAAGTCCGCCCTGTTACCCCTAAATGAGCCAGCTAAAATGCTTCAATTTCCACCCGGTGTCCCAGTTGTCCAGCACTTTAAGTATCTTGGGATAGACATTTTCCCATCTTTAAATCGCATTGTAACATTCAATTACTCAGAAACATAGAACAGATTCAAAATGGATTTGGAAAGATGGATTAGCCTTCCGAACTCTCTTCGGGCCCGTATCTCTATagtcaaaatgaacattttaccCAGGATTAATTTTGTCAGCTCGATGCTCCCCCTCTCACCCCCTGTTGACTACTGGAACAAAATTCACTCTAATATTTCGCGCTTCATCTGGAATACAAAGCGTCCGTGACTGAAATTATCCACTATACAGAGGGGGAGGGAAGGTGGTGGTCTGGCAGTGCCTaattttaagttgtatttttgGTCATTTGTGCTTCTACCGTTACTGGTGTGGCGTGACCCTACTGCATCCGTTTCCTGGCGTAATTTAGAAGAAAATATCATACGGCCGTGGAACCTGCAAGATATCCTTTTTGCCAATTTAACAAATAAGCAATGTCAACTACACTTTGGCCCTATAGTTTCACATCTCATCCAGATCTGGCGCACAGCTGAATCACTATGTAAGATTTCTTAGTGGCACACGCTTTCTCCTATATTTGACAATAGAGGTCTGCTAATCGGTGGGAGACCCGTTTCATCCTCTCATTGAAGCAACAGGAGCATTCACCATTTGAGCGACATTTATGATGACAGGGGTTTGCGCGCCTTTCAAGAAATTAAGAGCGCGTTCAATCTGCCAGGTAGCtcgtttttcttttatttgcagctCAGATCTGCTCTCAAGGCACATGGTGTCCCATGGCAACAACCTTTGCCCGTTCATCCTCTTTATAAATTGTTTAGTGTACAAGGAAAAAACAGGGGTATGGTGTCCACACTGTATCATTTCTTTCTGGAGACTTCCTACGATACCCTGTCGCTGGACAGAGTATGGAGACATGATTGTCTAGTTTTGGACCCTGATTTCAGTTGGGAGGGTGTTTGGTCAAGCATAAATGAGGCCTCTCGGAATCCTGATCACCAACAGATCTACTTTAACTATGTCCACAGAACATATCCAACCCCGCGTAAACTTCACTGCATGAAAGTGATAGATGACCCCTCGTGTAGTTTATGCACTATGAAGGCCCCTGGCACGTTTATTCACATGATGTGGGACTGTCCTCCAGTCGCATTGCTCTGGACTAAAGTAGCTTCTGGTCTGTCACGTGTGCTTTCAGTGACCGTGCCGGTGACTGTGCCCCTCCTTCTGTTAAATGATCTGTCCAACTCGATATTTCCAAGCTTAAGATGCTCATCTTACTAGCTTGCCTAACAACTGCTAAAAAGATGGTTGCGGTTAGATTGAGCCTCCTAATTCCCTCACCTTCAGACACTGGGTCCTTGCTTCTCTGGATGTTGTTTATTTAGAGTTGTCAACTGCCCGAATTAATGGGACAAGTGACACCAATGTAAACAATGTAAACAGTTGATTCTTTCAAAGATCTTTTGGAATGATTTCTTCCTTCCCCTAATCCACGGCCTTTCAATTTAGcgtttcgtgtgtgtgtgtgtgtgtgtgtgtgtgtgtgtgtgtgtgtgtgtgtgtgtgtgtgtgtgtgtgtgtgtgtgtgtgtgtgtgttagtgatgGTACACTTCTGTCTGACAACGCTGGTGGAGTGCTGGCACCCAACAGTGAacggcctgtgtgtgtgtgtgtctgtttgtgtttatatgtcTGGGGGttgggtttgttttattttgctttatttaatttttgtttgtctattgttatttttagcttACATATGTATTctgcattttgtatattttgtgagTAATTGCTGTTATctcatttttcttcctcttttacttttagttattttattcaaaaacgtgttgtgtttttggttgtacatgttgtgtattaagctcaataaaaatgtgatcacaaaaaaaaccaaaaagaacTTACGGGGGCTTTTAGTTTTATCTGAAGTGTATTAAAGTTACATATCTGAGTggtctgcttttttcttttattactgTTGCTAATTAAACAGGTGCATGCAACAGCTCCTTCACTTCTGTATCTACTTTGCATGTGAACAGACTGCTGAGAAGTGGCCTCAAGTGTGATCCCACAGACTTTGAAAAAAGGCAGGATCGTGGGCGCCAAGAGGGCCAAATCCGAGCATCACAGTTGCATTGCTTCCCTCAACCATGTGGACCGGAACATAAAGCACCTCTGCCAACTGTTTGCTGAGTGAGAGCCTTGATAGAAACATCAGTGCCTCGGGGCACACAATAAGACGTAATGATGCATTTGCTGAAGTATGAGTGAGACTGCAcgcagcatacacacacacacattgatgttttgtgtttgcacaaAGCTCTTATATCTGTAGGGTTAACGACAAGGCCACTGAGCTTTTTGTAGAGTTTTTCTCATTGTGTCGAAAATGTTTTCAGTCATCCAAAGAGGAGCTGAACAAGCgtcatgttttgtcttttcccttCAAACTGTTCCGCTTTTCATGATGCACAAAGGGCTCTGCCATCAAAGTGCTGTCACTTTATTCTGCTGGACAGGAGTGTGCACACATTCAcaatttgttgatgtttttattcatagaTTAGATAAAACAACCATCCACAGATGAAAAAAGTAGTTTGCAGCCCTAAACCTGATCAATCATTTAAGTCCTCATCTATGAAATGCTTCAATTAACAATATTTTGCAACCAATTATTTTGAGATCTACAGTAAACATCCCTGTCAAGCAAGCCTGAGTCTCTGCTGCCCTGCGTAGACTCAATACTGCCACCATCCAGGTATTTGCTCATTGCCAGAGTCCTATACAAGTGCTGAGAAATGATCCAGACATGGTCACCCAGGTTAAAATAAATCCATCTGAAGGAGGTTGAGACCGTCTGGACTGAAATACTTCAACAGCAAATATTAAGTAGTTTGTAGAGAGTTATATAAGGATCGCTTTTATGCCATTTTCTACTGATTCAGTGATTTTTGTCATAAGATGATGCctaaagaaacaaagagaaacattgaACTGAGCAAACTGAAGGTTACTCAGATCACAGGAAACCTGCATACTTTAGTTGTATAGCGCGATATAAGGgacaacagacagagagagataagggtaggatttatttatgtattgatCTTATGTTGTTTTCGTACATCATTTACTCACCAAGTATCCAGACTTTACTGCAATATTGATTTCTAAGTGTGTAGTCCAACAAACAAATCCCAGCTTCACAGGGATGTTAATAGACCAACATAAATCTGCCAGGcaaatataatatacatcaTACTGCATGATCAGTGTTCAGTATACTGCAACTGATCGTCTACAAAGTACACATTGTTCTCTTTTAAATCACACACTGTAAGCCGTCTAAAAGCCAAATTCATTATCCTAACATTTAAAGGCCCTCTGTGTCACTCTTAATGTGAGACAcggacacacacggacacacacggacacacacggacacacacggacacacacggacacacacggacacacacggacacacacacacacacacacacacacacacacctcccctgAGGGGGGGCTACAGGCTAAAGCATAAGCCAACTCATACCTGTACTTCATGACCTGACGACCATTCACTGTAATTGGCCCATTTCCTCCACATGTGCCCAAAGCCAGTACACACGCACAAGACACGTTTAATAACTGCACAGGACAGCGGACTGCTTGTttctttgcaaaaacaaaacaggatgTGCGTATATTAATTCACCCCCTATTGCTTTCATTTACAGAAGTCATGTTGGAATGGTACTTCTCCCCCTGTCACAGAGATGAGACTGAACATATTAAGCCCTGAACTAGATTTCTGTTCAAAAAGTCCACATGTAGCACGGTGTGGCTAGATGGATTTGGCTGCAAAGGGAATTTCAAATTCAGGCTCACACAAGCCGAGATGGTTTCACaccacagaaaaaaatatagcaaccccccctccatctggtgaaggttgtgtgtgtgagtgtgagaaagAGATAGCTCTGCACCTTTATTAACAGAGATAATTAGGAAAAGAGAGCAAGAAAGAAAGAGCTCAGAGGGTCCGCActcttcttttgtttgattatcccctctctctctcctccctgagTGTGACGCTGTCTGCCCGCCCACTcctgaagagggagagagagggagagaaaggaagaggagggacaGCGAGCAGCACAGAGAGCCAGTCTGTTTTCAGCAATCAGTTCACTGTAGCTCCTCTGCCAGACATCACTCACCCATCCACATTCACACTCTCTCGGACACATCGCTCTCGCTGTACGACAGCTGACAACACCTTTCCATTTACTCAGCGGCAGCACAGACTCACTGCCAGATccaaaagagaagagaaagccAGACTCGTTCAGTGCTGCAGACACACCAGCTCGGAGGCAGCTGGGTCGAGGCAGGAGAGGGTGACTGGAGAATGGAATGGAACCTCAGAAGGATGGAAAGTGAATTGAGGCACATCAACCCGGACCTGCTGCAGCCCAGCAAGAGCTTCAAGAAGCCGTCCTCAGGCACCATCACTCTCAACGTAGGGGGGTTCCTGTACACCGCACACCGGACCACCCTTTCCAAACACCAGGGCTCCTTCCTAGAAGAGCTTGCCAATGGCAAGAAGCCTGTTCAGCACACTGATTCCATGGGCAACCCGTTCATCGACAGAGATGGTCCTGTTTTTCGCCATGTGCTCAACTACCTCCGAACTGGAGAGCTTCAGCTGCCTGACGACTTCCGGGAGGCTGGGCTCCTGCGACGGGAAGCTGATTTTTACCGCCTGAGTGAACTTGTGGAAGCCGTCGTGGAGTGGGAAAGTCAGAGGGCGGCACAGCGGGAGGCTGCATTTTTGGAGGTGACGGATAGCCATGAGAGGTCTCAGGGCCTCAAAGTGTACTGCAGTGACGCCGGCTTCATCGACAAGGTCAAAGGCCGGCTGGTGCAGATCTCCAAGAGTCGCCTGGACGGCTTCCCAGAAGAATTTGAGGTGTCGTCCAATGTGATCCAGTTCCGACACTTCATCAAGTCGGAGCCAGGCTCGCGGCTGGTCCTGAAGGAGGACAGCACATTCCTGTGCACGCTTGACTGTCTGAAGCTAGAGACAGTAATGCTCGCACTGAGATCCGGCTTCAAGATGGTCACCAGCCTCGACAGCAGCAAAGGCTCTGTGGTGGCGGCAGAGGCCTTGCACTTTGTCAAGTAGGGTACAGAAACAGAGTgtaaggagaggaggaaagggggagGCGGAGAGGGAAAAAGTAGTGCCTGATTCCATACCCGCCCCGCTAAATTAAGATATTGGCTTGAAGATCTTGTAACATGTGCTGAGCTGTAATGTGTCATTAGGTGgaaggaggagaacaggtgggTTGGACTGTGTCCCTGGACTGTGTTTGtatctttaaatgcacaatGCTGGCTTCTACACAGATGATTCAATAATAATGCTTAGAACAGCAGCTGAATCGACCTCTACACGGCTTTGTAAGCTAGTATTGAGAGAATTCAGAATGATCCAGAACAACTTAGCGTCTGATTAGATGACACCAAAACTCTGAAATATGGAAGACAAGCCAACAGTAAACTTTCCATAAGAAAGGCGAAGGTATCCAACGAGGAGGCTGAACATCGCTCAGAGGATCAGTCTCTGCACAAGAACTGCTTCTGCTGCAAAAGCCTTAAGACCAGCCAGATGTGCACAGTTGTGCCATTCAGCTTTACTACAGTCTGTGCCTGTgcgtatgtgtatgtatgtgttgctatacactgtgtgtgctgtgtttagcTCATTTAGTAGTTAGTTTATTAGCCTCTCTGGAGCTTGGAGGGAAAACCACAGTGCATTTAGGTTTGTTTTTGGATGAACTAACAAACTTCACCTCCAAAAATCAGATTTAACAAACTGTTTCTCAGATCAAGTTGAGTTTTAAGTGCAAAGAACCATGATTATTGTAAGGGCTTTGAATCTAGCATGATGCATGTGCACTGAATAAACTGTGTTGGTTAGTGCTGTGAGCCTCTGTGAAGTCACAACAATGCCTATTACTTTTCATCGtgaatattttacaaataaagtaaactaTTGAAAAGTGCTTTTGAGTGTATCTGCAAAAGTGTGTGTTCAACTGTCATGACTTGGTGTAAGTGTTACTTTGGGGCTATTTTTCTTGCATCCAATAGCATAAAAGGGTACACAGACAACCATAACATTAGCTGTTAAACACTGAGGAGACAGAAGCCTTATTTCCAGAATGTTCTGATGAAAGTGCGAGAGACAGAATGAAGTGGCTCATACCAGAACATTCTCTTCTTATTGAAGTACTACTGTACTTTAACACTTCTCCGCATGTGTTAAACAGTGATCATCATTTGTGGAACCATCTAGAAGgagtgcaacaaaaaaaaagtaacatatTCTTTTGCAAATTAATTGTCAGAATAGTGGAGGATGTAATGTCACTGGGTTTCTGCTCCCTGAATAAAGACATCAGATCACTTTAGAAAGCTCAGTTTGAGAGTGGCTTTAACCGATCAATTCCGGGAAGATTTCAACTAGCTAAAggcaaaatgtgtcaaattgcCTTTCTGAATAAAGTTCTGTTGTTCTTCAGAAATGTCACAGCCTGTCAATCATATTTCccaacattaaaaaacaaatctttgttTGGAAAAGTCATTTTGCAGAAGAAAAAATATCACTCCATTATCACTTTTATATATcatgaaaataatgattaaCAAGTCCTTCACGTCAATATTGTGAATCATGTTGCCACTACAATTTCAggcaaactgtttttttctctatGGGTGCACTGGCTCTCCAGCATTTCCAGAACCCTTAATGAAGCTCTTTCAATCCCTCATAGTTCCAGTAAAGATTCTCAGATATTTAAAAGTAGGTCAGTCTGTGAGATAAATTCTGTCCTTTTCCCTCAAGGAGAACCTCCTTTTTATCTCTCTCTGTTGGACTCTTAAATGTGTCATCCTCAATGTTAGCAAAGATGCACCATTTCTTTCAAGTAAAATGCCCTAAAAACATGTAACATTccaaggtgcccttgagcaaggcaccggacatctccaatcccccctccccattgctccccgggcgctgaacaatagctgcccactgctcctagtactaggatgggttaaatgcagaggaccaatttcactgtgtgtgctctgctgtgtgcatgcatgtgactaataaagagggtttcatcctccgattctatctatgtCAGTAATCAtagtttttaaaagtgatttccCTCTTCAAATAAGTTGACTTACTAAAAACATATCAATGTTTCCTAACTAGATTAGTTTTTATCTTAATGTGTCCCTCTTCAAAGGGGAAACACACTTATACTAACCTCAATGAACTAGTTTACCTTCACACATTTGGGACTAAAGTTGAATCTGAATGGGATAATCTTTTCTAAACTATACGGTGTATGAACGGCGACTGAATTTTGTAAGTGTTGTGGACTGGATACAACAAAAGCCTTAATAAAGTTTAATCAGCATCAATAATTACTAAAGAAGACGTGATGAAGTGATGCAACATATTactgtaagaaaagaaaagaatatttaaatataatatgtaaataaaGGGTTTTATCAATGCACTTCCAAAACGGTGAGGTGAATGATGGAAAGCTACACAGCAGAGACCGAGAGATCCTGGTCCTCAGTCTATGCGAGGGAAACTTGTGGGAGGGAAATTATTGAATTGAATAACTCCTACCATTGAAAAGCATTCAACTGAAGAGTGCATTCTTGCTAGAATAAAAAGCCTTTGTAAGACAAGTTAAATCACGTCTTACTGCATCATCTGTAACTATACAGAGAAGCGTTGAACACCTTTTGAAGGAACAACATCTCTGACTGTAcctccaaaccccccccccccccccccccccccatggtGACTGAAACCATCTGCTCCAACAGGCACTGTCATCAAACCGTCGGACCAGCCGCCACCACCCCCGCTATGACTCATACGCCCACATCAAACCTCTGACATCAGGCGAGCGTCTTCCTCAGCCCACTCCTCACAAACACGCACCACCAACATCCacaattaaaatgcaaacacattcaaGAGGAGATAAACCCAGTCAGTCGGTGCTGTTTAGATGTCAACCCTCGGCAAATTACCGTCAACAAcatcaaaccttttttaattgaagATCAACTTCATGCATTTTTGATGACGTTGACTGCTTTACTTGTTAGTGGCGCGGTCAGAGTGATCATCACTTCATCAAAAGGCAGCTTGGGAtgatgatggggggggggggtgcgtgGTAAGAGAGCAGGGCGGTGTTTACAGCAGGGAGAAAAGTATATACTATCAACCGTCTCATCCCTGGGAGCACCTGTTGCCAGGCAAACTCCACTCCTACATCATACGTTaacaagccacacacacacacacacacacacacacacacacacacacacacacacacacacacacacacacacacacacacacacctggtgctGCACGGCCAGAAAATGACTAACATACCTCAGATTTTTATCTTTCAACTCCAGAAAGAGAGGCTttagcagaggaggaggagtacagagatggatgatgaggaggagaggggaggtcAGAGCCTTTCCACTTTCACTCTCAGCTCAGACAAAAGAGGCAGCAGCAACCATTATTCAGTTACAAAAAAAGATGAGGCAGGGGTAGGCACAACAAAAAAGTGAGTAGGCCTATAGAGCATGGTTTTGCATGCAATACTAGAATTTTGAGTTTttcatggggaaaaaaatgcattttccaaAAGAACTGTACCCTTTCCTTCACCTCAAGAACAGCATTCACAACTCAATCATATGGTCTCAGATTCGGAATCTGGAACATTCTTCCAGCTGAGCTTAAAGCCTGCACTGactttccctctgtctctcagggtGGAAAACATGGATCTCAGGCATCCAGTCATTAATGACAATGATCTGAGTTTTTTTCAGTTGAAGtgtattataatattttaactgtactatatactattttatttacccgtgttttaatctttttattattgatattatgcaatgtttttactgtttgttgattgttatgTACCTGCctaaggactgcagatggaaattagccATCATTGTAACTGGAAGTGCGCCCTCATACTTTatcttaactttttttttaattcttttttttaatggtgttGATTGACAGCAGGTCATGCAGCACTTCAATTCTTTTTATGTGTAACTTACGTACAGAATTATGTTCTCTGgtgttaaaaacatatatttgtatataagCTAATATTTGGTAATGTATGGAACTGCAGGATATGGAAGGACAAAGAAAGACAGCATTACTGAGGTTTACTTAATGGACTGCCACACCAGCAGACCGCACTACTTACTGCTTTGGCGATCTGATGGATTGGGGAAACATTCCCAGCACTCACTTGCTGATGACCATAGTTACCAAAGATTAACATAAATATAGATGgcttatacattatatttaagatTGAGATTATTTATAAATAGCTTAAAATTAGCAGCGTCTGCTGTTTACACACGGTGGGGTTTGTCAGTTTCCTTTAAAGATAAACCATAAGTCAAAGTTCGACATGATCCAAAACCCTCCTCTTCAAACAGTTTCAATGCAGTTGTTTGGTCCTCACAAGAGTTTGTTTGACAGATCTTAACCGAAACACAACTGGATCAGCCGACAGTAGACCTCTTAAAAACTGACAAATTGAATTATTCAAATTTGAGGAATAATTCAAATGAGGCAAAATCCCACTGACAGTAATTGCAAAAGGGAAGAGTCAAATCACTTTTttgtcaatcaaaatgaataCTAGCTGACTATACTAAAAAAGTTCTTACAGCATCTATGTGGAAGAATTCTCACTTACTCCAAATACTCAGTTTGGTTCAGACCAGGGGTAGCATGCAGGAGGCAAAGCATGACTTGGATTACATTGAGTCAGGTAggtaaaaaaaggttttgcGCCATGGAAACTTCACAGGCACGCGCTACGCTTTGCCATGAAATCTACAGATTATGAGTGGCCCTATTCACACATGACTATCAATCAACATCAGTTGCACATTAGACAGACTGAGTACTAGGGAAGTGGGGTAAGGTCTATTTGAATGAGTCAGACATTTGGGTTCTCGCATACAGCTCCTCCGGGTAATGTCTAGGTTTGCAGTTAATCTGTGAAAGGGGCCTAGGAGTATTGGTTAGTCCCTGTGTGCCCGCAATAGTCTGCTGTATGCACTGTTCTTTTCCTTATGGACCACAGTATACAAACACGCTGTAAAGAGGTTTGAGAGAGAGTGAAAATATTTCATGTGGCTGCAAGAAAGACACCATCTTATGACTACAAGTATTTATCTGCACACATCTGTTCTTCCAAAGGATATTATTACTCTTACTTATTACTATTTATGCCATGATTTTAAAAGTGTGAGAAATTTCTGCATCTGTCCCTTCCAAACCATATCCCCCACCAGTCTGTCAAGCCCAAATTCTGACTAACTGAAAGCTGCTGCAAGTCTCACAGCTCAACCCTGCACAGACTACAGTATGCAGCattaattataatttatatatttcttcAAAACTTTCCTGCTTCGTTTTGGGCATGACAATCTGAGCACGATATATTCAGCTCAGGCCTCATTTGGACAGTGCAAAGCAGCAACTCTCCATTGACAGCCAG
This genomic stretch from Eleginops maclovinus isolate JMC-PN-2008 ecotype Puerto Natales chromosome 7, JC_Emac_rtc_rv5, whole genome shotgun sequence harbors:
- the kctd4 gene encoding BTB/POZ domain-containing protein KCTD4; the encoded protein is MEWNLRRMESELRHINPDLLQPSKSFKKPSSGTITLNVGGFLYTAHRTTLSKHQGSFLEELANGKKPVQHTDSMGNPFIDRDGPVFRHVLNYLRTGELQLPDDFREAGLLRREADFYRLSELVEAVVEWESQRAAQREAAFLEVTDSHERSQGLKVYCSDAGFIDKVKGRLVQISKSRLDGFPEEFEVSSNVIQFRHFIKSEPGSRLVLKEDSTFLCTLDCLKLETVMLALRSGFKMVTSLDSSKGSVVAAEALHFVK